CACCCATTGGGGGAGCAGGTCCTCGGCCCGTCCCACGGCAAACCGGACATGGGTGAGCCCATTGGCCTTCGCATTGCGGCGGGCGTCGTCGATCGCCTCGGGGATCACATCCATGCCCCGCACCTCCCGCGCATAGGGCGCCAGCCACAGCGCAATCGTTCCCACGCCGCAATAGGCGTCCACCACGCGCTCCGTCCCCGTCAGGGCCGCCGCCTCGCGCACGACGTTATACAGCTTGACCGTCTGCTCGGGATTGAGCTGAAAAAAGGCGCGCGGCGAAAGCCAGAACCGCAACGGTCCCAGCCGCTCCTCGATGCGTTCCGTTCCCCAGAGGCGTCGGGTCACCTCGCCGAAGATGAGCGGCGTCGCACGGGGATTGACGTTTTGCATGATGCTCGTCACATAGGGCAAGCGTTCGCGCAACCGCTTCACAAGCGCGTCGGCGCGCGGCAGGTGGTCGGTGCGGGTGACGAAGGTGAGTTGCCCTTCCCCCGTCGCCAGCCCCACACGGGCGACAAGGGTGCGCACCACGCCGGTGCGGGTGCGCTCGTCGTAAGGCGGGATGCCCAGCTCCTCCAGTGTTTGGCGCGCGACGCGGATCATTTCGTTGACGCGGGGATGGGTCACCGGACAATCCGCAAGCGGCACCAGCCGATGCGAACCGGGCTCAAAGAGCCCCACTTCCAGCCGCCCGTTTCGCCAAACGGCCTGGAGCTGCGCCTTGTTTCGGTACGCCCAAGGATTGTCCATGCCGATGCAGTCGCGAACCGGCGGATCGGCAAGCCCCGTGTAGCGGGCAACGGCCTCGCGCACGATCTCCTTTTTGGCCGCGAGTTGGCCCGCGTAGGAAAGGTGCTGGACCTGGCAGCCGCCGCACCGGTCGTAGACGGGGCAGGACGGCGTCGCGCGATCCGGTGAAGGGGCAAGAAAGCGGACGAGCTGGGCGCGGGCATAGGACGGGTGGATCTCCGTCACCCGCGCCCGAACCGTCTCGCCGGGCAAGGCCCCGTCGACAAACACCACCTGCCGGTCTACGTAGCCCACTCCCTCGCCGTTGATGCCCAACCGGCGAATCGGCACCGTCACCACTTGTCCGCGCTTCAGGCGGATGCGCGTGGTTGGACCCCCGCGCTTCCGCGTCGCGGTTGGCTCCTGCCGTCTCCTGGACAACCCCGTTCACGCTCCCTTTCGCGCCACCCCTCCGCGTTACCGGAACATCCCCTTCAGCACGAAGGCCACGTTGGCCGGACGCTCGGCGAGGCGGCGCATGAAGTAGCCGTACCAATCCTTCCCGAAGGGCACGTAAATGCGCACCTTGTACCCCTCGGCGGCCAGCTGGCGCTGCAAATTCGTGCGAATGCCATACAGAAGCTGGAACTCAAAGCGCGTGCGCGGGATGTTGTGCTCCCGCTCCAGCTGCTTTGTGTATTGGATGATGGCCTCGTCGTGGGTGGCCACCGCCGTGTAGTGACCGCCGAGCAGGTGCAGCTTGATCAGCTTCTTGAAGTTCTCGTCGACGTCCTTCTTGTCCGGATAGGCCACTTCCGGCGGCTCCTTGTAGGCCCCCTTGACCAGGCGCAAGTTGGCGTCGTAGTTCTCCCCCAGGTCGCGCACGTCCTGCTCGCTTCGGTAAAGGTAGGCCTGGATGACGATCCCGACGTTGTCGTACGTCTGGCGCAGCGCCTTGTAGATGTCGATGGCCGGCTGGCAATGGGAGAAGTCCTCCATGTCGATGCGCACGAAATTGCCGTACCGCTTGGCGGTGTCGAGGATGCGCCGCATGTTCTCCATGCACAAGCTGCGGTCAATGTCGAGGCCGAGCTGGGTCAGCTTAACGGACAAGTTGGACTCGACACCGGACCGGTGGATGGCCTCCAGCGTCTCGACGCACACCTGGGCC
This genomic interval from Calditerricola satsumensis contains the following:
- the rlmD gene encoding 23S rRNA (uracil(1939)-C(5))-methyltransferase RlmD; translation: MSRRRQEPTATRKRGGPTTRIRLKRGQVVTVPIRRLGINGEGVGYVDRQVVFVDGALPGETVRARVTEIHPSYARAQLVRFLAPSPDRATPSCPVYDRCGGCQVQHLSYAGQLAAKKEIVREAVARYTGLADPPVRDCIGMDNPWAYRNKAQLQAVWRNGRLEVGLFEPGSHRLVPLADCPVTHPRVNEMIRVARQTLEELGIPPYDERTRTGVVRTLVARVGLATGEGQLTFVTRTDHLPRADALVKRLRERLPYVTSIMQNVNPRATPLIFGEVTRRLWGTERIEERLGPLRFWLSPRAFFQLNPEQTVKLYNVVREAAALTGTERVVDAYCGVGTIALWLAPYAREVRGMDVIPEAIDDARRNAKANGLTHVRFAVGRAEDLLPQWVREGFVPDVVVVDPPRTGLDEALLSTILTLRPPRLVYVSCNPATLAKNCKVLLDGGFRLQWIQPVDMFPHTSHVETVTLLKPVSSR
- a CDS encoding proline dehydrogenase family protein, whose product is METLLRNLFLFLSKNRALNKAAKRWGLRFGARRFVAGETIAEAIEAVRALNRDGLVATLDHLGEFVHDAEEAKEAAQVCVETLEAIHRSGVESNLSVKLTQLGLDIDRSLCMENMRRILDTAKRYGNFVRIDMEDFSHCQPAIDIYKALRQTYDNVGIVIQAYLYRSEQDVRDLGENYDANLRLVKGAYKEPPEVAYPDKKDVDENFKKLIKLHLLGGHYTAVATHDEAIIQYTKQLEREHNIPRTRFEFQLLYGIRTNLQRQLAAEGYKVRIYVPFGKDWYGYFMRRLAERPANVAFVLKGMFR